In the genome of Caldisalinibacter kiritimatiensis, the window TAGGATATGAAAAAACTAAAATAAAATCATTTTTATTCCAAAAAGTATAAGTATAATGCCACCTAATAGGTCTGCATATTTTCTTATAAAATTAATTTTTCTTATGTATTTACTGATTATAAATGCAAAAAAGGTCAGTATAGAGGTAACAATTCCGACTATGGCTGAATTTTTAAACAGAATAAATTTATCATAAAATATATTAAAAGTAGAGAAACCTATTACTAAAGCATCAATACTTACACTGATACCCAATACTGCAATTAATACCCAGTGAATCTTTTCGATCTTATCTTCCTCAGCAAGACCTTCTTTTATCATTAAAATACCTACAAAAATTATAATTATTCCACCAACAATATTAGGAAGTGTATATATATATCTATTAAATAATTCGCCTCCT includes:
- a CDS encoding manganese efflux pump MntP family protein; translation: MSIIDIGAIAIALGLDAFGVALSLGFDKRMKRNRKILFIIFASFFQFLFVFLGGIGGELFNRYIYTLPNIVGGIIIIFVGILMIKEGLAEEDKIEKIHWVLIAVLGISVSIDALVIGFSTFNIFYDKFILFKNSAIVGIVTSILTFFAFIISKYIRKINFIRKYADLLGGIILILFGIKMILF